In one window of Nakamurella alba DNA:
- a CDS encoding response regulator transcription factor — protein sequence MVHSRTLPGDPPVPGATAPSPPVRPTVTPAAVVRVVVVDDHRVFAELFAHALGTAGYEVCAVTFSLAEAVEQVGTHRPDVVVLDQHLPDGSGSGVVGRLRSVAPGVRVLMLTSQADPQTLMSAVGAGCDGFVTKSRGMTDVLAAVAAVARGESPIRTDLAAGAGPAAEGTDLLTPRELEVLELVCEGRANKEIAAALGLSINTVRNHVAHLLEKLGVRSKLEAVAVATAGGLVRGSRSGR from the coding sequence ATGGTCCACTCCAGGACGCTGCCCGGGGACCCTCCGGTCCCGGGGGCGACGGCCCCGTCGCCGCCGGTGCGACCGACGGTAACACCGGCGGCTGTGGTGCGGGTGGTGGTGGTCGACGACCACCGGGTGTTCGCCGAGCTGTTCGCCCACGCGCTGGGGACCGCCGGCTACGAGGTGTGCGCGGTGACCTTCTCGCTGGCCGAGGCTGTGGAGCAGGTCGGCACCCATCGGCCGGACGTGGTGGTGCTGGACCAGCACCTGCCGGACGGTTCCGGCTCCGGGGTGGTCGGCCGGTTGCGGTCCGTCGCGCCGGGGGTGCGGGTGCTGATGCTGACCTCGCAGGCCGACCCGCAGACCCTGATGAGCGCCGTCGGTGCCGGCTGCGACGGGTTCGTCACCAAGTCCCGCGGGATGACCGACGTGCTGGCAGCGGTGGCCGCCGTCGCCCGGGGCGAGTCGCCGATCCGCACCGACCTCGCTGCGGGCGCCGGGCCTGCGGCGGAGGGCACCGATCTGCTGACCCCGCGGGAGCTGGAGGTGCTGGAGCTGGTCTGCGAGGGCCGGGCCAACAAGGAGATCGCCGCAGCTCTCGGTCTGAGCATCAATACCGTCCGCAACCACGTCGCCCACCTGCTCGAGAAGCTGGGTGTGCGTTCGAAACTCGAGGCCGTGGCGGTGGCGACCGCGGGCGGGCTGGTGCGGGGGAGCCGGAGCGGGCGTTGA
- a CDS encoding response regulator transcription factor, which produces MELLVVEDDPIARELLELVLSSRGHSVRAATDGTAALRSARERRPDGVITDLRLPGDVDGRELVRRLREDPVLAGVVVVVLTGQVDAAGVVAVTGADVALAKPFDIPELVEVVERLGARG; this is translated from the coding sequence GTGGAACTGCTCGTGGTCGAGGACGATCCGATTGCCCGGGAGCTGCTGGAACTGGTGCTCTCGTCGCGGGGACATTCGGTGCGGGCGGCAACCGACGGGACCGCGGCGCTGCGATCGGCCCGGGAGCGGCGACCGGACGGGGTGATCACCGATCTGCGGTTGCCCGGCGACGTCGACGGTCGGGAACTGGTTCGCCGGCTGCGCGAGGATCCCGTGCTCGCAGGCGTTGTCGTCGTGGTGCTGACCGGTCAGGTGGACGCGGCCGGGGTGGTCGCGGTGACCGGGGCGGACGTGGCGCTGGCCAAGCCGTTCGACATCCCGGAACTGGTCGAGGTCGTCGAGCGTCTCGGCGCGCGGGGATGA
- a CDS encoding GAF domain-containing sensor histidine kinase yields MQQLPLDEDVAADHPCRVVPADQVAQLRATDPDTAIVALVRSIDPDAAVRARLAGADVVLPYDEQPSEVTLRTARRAARTLRHHEVEARRSREFALHDLRTGVQSTVMLADLIQNEPGATDRAVRLLRALADRNADSIADLARSETLVAAGGPVIAEVAEEGPEFPALAQAEILEGIARRVPLSQSLQGVVAAMEAQLPGSICSILLSGPDPTTLVHGAGPHLPEPFRRYIDGVQIGPAVGSCGSAAYLKIPIVAADIATDPRWTAFRDMAMQHGLRSCWSTPILDADRHEVLGTFAVYHDRPWEPDASDVELVGRFTHTAAIAIGTHALFSRLAESESRFRSAFEGAEVGMALVSPEGDLLQANPALSRMLGGAATGDRLPDNVHPDDLDDFTSALRRCAADGTPVRLPEVRWVGDSWAQPLWTTLGVSLVTGPDGDARYLVVELFDLTERRRVAQARREQAVAEAANQAKTEQLALVSHELRTPLTAVIGFAQAMQMVQLDPERREGAIERILTAGRHLLQVINDLSDLTGAETGRLLPDRRPFDPADTIRETVDLMAELAVQGGISLTAELPARPVRVSGDPRRLRQVLINLVGNAVKFTQEGGSVVVSWDGAALRVSDDGPGIPDAEIPLLFTPFHRSGTRKGEGTGLGLALSERLTRAMGGRLRRVPGSVGTTFEVRMPAVGSVARSATDRSTTDRATTDRSTTDRTTTDRPTEDRPTSAGTGDHPRAPRRSTTSTSSGMSNGLASATSAPVTATTPAAST; encoded by the coding sequence ATGCAGCAGCTCCCTCTCGACGAGGACGTGGCCGCCGATCACCCCTGCCGGGTGGTGCCCGCCGACCAGGTCGCACAGCTCCGTGCCACCGATCCCGATACTGCCATCGTGGCGCTGGTCCGGTCGATCGATCCGGATGCAGCCGTTCGCGCGCGGCTGGCCGGGGCCGATGTGGTGCTGCCGTATGACGAGCAGCCGTCGGAGGTCACTCTGCGCACGGCCCGCCGGGCCGCCCGCACCCTCCGCCACCACGAGGTCGAGGCCCGGCGCAGCCGGGAGTTCGCGCTGCACGATCTGCGCACCGGGGTGCAGTCCACGGTCATGCTGGCCGACCTGATCCAGAACGAGCCGGGCGCCACCGACCGCGCGGTCCGGCTGCTCCGCGCGCTGGCGGATCGCAATGCCGACTCGATCGCCGACCTCGCACGGTCCGAGACCCTGGTCGCCGCAGGGGGTCCGGTGATCGCCGAGGTCGCCGAAGAGGGACCGGAGTTCCCGGCTCTCGCCCAGGCGGAGATCCTGGAGGGCATCGCGCGCCGTGTCCCGCTGAGCCAGAGCCTGCAGGGCGTGGTCGCGGCGATGGAGGCACAGCTGCCCGGATCGATCTGCTCGATCCTGCTCAGCGGACCCGACCCCACCACTCTGGTGCATGGCGCCGGACCGCACCTGCCGGAGCCGTTCCGCCGGTACATCGACGGCGTGCAGATCGGTCCTGCGGTCGGTTCGTGCGGCTCGGCGGCGTACCTGAAGATCCCGATCGTCGCCGCCGACATCGCCACCGACCCGCGCTGGACCGCCTTCCGGGACATGGCGATGCAGCACGGGCTCAGGTCCTGCTGGTCCACGCCGATCCTGGACGCCGACCGGCACGAGGTGCTGGGCACCTTCGCCGTCTACCACGACCGTCCCTGGGAGCCGGATGCCTCCGACGTCGAACTGGTCGGCCGGTTCACCCACACCGCCGCGATCGCGATCGGCACCCATGCCCTGTTCTCCCGGCTGGCGGAGAGCGAGTCACGGTTCCGCAGTGCCTTCGAGGGTGCGGAGGTCGGGATGGCCCTGGTCTCCCCGGAGGGTGACCTGCTCCAGGCGAATCCGGCGCTGAGCCGGATGCTCGGCGGCGCGGCAACCGGTGACAGGTTGCCTGACAATGTGCACCCGGACGATCTCGACGACTTCACGAGCGCCCTGCGCAGGTGCGCCGCGGACGGCACGCCGGTCCGGCTCCCGGAGGTGCGGTGGGTCGGCGACAGCTGGGCGCAGCCGCTCTGGACCACCCTCGGCGTCTCCCTGGTCACCGGACCGGACGGCGACGCCAGATACCTGGTGGTGGAGCTGTTCGACCTCACCGAACGCCGCCGTGTCGCCCAGGCCCGTCGTGAGCAGGCGGTGGCCGAGGCGGCGAACCAGGCGAAGACCGAGCAGCTGGCGCTGGTCAGCCACGAGCTCCGCACCCCGTTGACCGCGGTGATCGGTTTCGCCCAGGCCATGCAGATGGTGCAACTGGACCCGGAACGCCGGGAGGGCGCAATCGAGCGCATCCTCACCGCCGGGCGGCACCTGCTGCAGGTGATCAACGACCTGTCCGACCTCACCGGGGCGGAGACCGGTCGACTGCTCCCGGACCGCCGGCCGTTCGATCCCGCCGACACCATCAGGGAGACAGTGGATCTGATGGCCGAGCTGGCCGTCCAGGGCGGTATCAGCCTGACGGCGGAACTGCCCGCGCGCCCGGTCCGGGTCAGTGGCGACCCGCGACGGCTGCGTCAGGTGTTGATCAACCTGGTCGGCAACGCGGTGAAGTTCACCCAGGAGGGCGGGTCGGTGGTGGTCTCCTGGGACGGTGCGGCGCTCCGGGTCAGCGATGACGGGCCGGGCATCCCTGACGCCGAGATCCCGCTGCTGTTCACACCTTTCCACCGGTCCGGCACCCGCAAAGGTGAGGGAACCGGGCTCGGCCTCGCGCTGTCCGAGCGGCTCACCCGGGCGATGGGCGGCCGGCTGCGCCGGGTTCCCGGGTCCGTCGGCACCACTTTCGAGGTGCGGATGCCGGCAGTCGGATCAGTGGCCCGGTCGGCCACCGACCGGTCGACCACCGACCGGGCCACCACCGACCGATCGACCACGGACCGGACCACCACTGACCGGCCGACTGAGGACCGGCCGACTTCGGCCGGCACCGGCGATCATCCCCGCGCGCCGAGACGCTCGACGACCTCGACCAGTTCCGGGATGTCGAACGGCTTGGCCAGCGCCACGTCCGCCCCGGTCACCGCGACCACCCCGGCCGCGTCCACCTGA
- a CDS encoding glucose 1-dehydrogenase, translating to MGRVEGKVALITGGARGLGEAMSRLFAKEGATVVLTDVLDSDGETVAAEIVAAGGRASYHNQDVTSESRWREVTDAVIAEHGRIDIVVNNAGIVHDATVEDTTLDAWRRVNSINSEAVFLGTREAIRVMKGQDPTGGSIVNISSVAGLVGVNNLAAYNASKGAVRLFTKSAALHVAKDGIRVNSVHPGYTWTPMVQFLGDNTGNRDAFYDALCAIHPLGRPGDPMDIAYGVLYLASDEASWSTGSELVIDGGYTAG from the coding sequence GTGGGACGCGTGGAGGGCAAAGTCGCCCTCATCACCGGAGGCGCACGGGGACTCGGCGAGGCCATGAGCAGGCTGTTCGCGAAGGAGGGGGCGACCGTCGTCCTGACCGACGTACTGGACAGCGACGGCGAGACCGTCGCCGCCGAGATCGTCGCCGCGGGCGGCAGGGCGAGCTACCACAACCAGGACGTCACCTCCGAGTCGCGCTGGCGCGAGGTGACCGATGCGGTCATCGCCGAGCACGGCCGGATCGACATCGTGGTCAACAACGCCGGCATCGTGCACGACGCCACGGTCGAGGACACGACCCTGGACGCCTGGCGCCGGGTGAACTCGATCAACAGCGAGGCGGTGTTCCTCGGCACCCGCGAGGCGATCCGCGTGATGAAGGGCCAGGATCCGACAGGTGGTTCCATCGTCAACATCTCGTCGGTGGCGGGCCTGGTCGGCGTGAACAACCTGGCCGCCTACAACGCCTCCAAGGGTGCGGTGCGACTGTTCACCAAGTCCGCCGCGCTGCACGTCGCCAAGGACGGCATCCGGGTCAACTCGGTCCATCCCGGCTACACCTGGACGCCGATGGTGCAGTTCCTCGGCGACAACACCGGCAACCGGGATGCGTTCTACGACGCCCTGTGCGCCATCCACCCGCTCGGCCGCCCCGGCGATCCGATGGACATCGCCTACGGCGTGCTGTATCTCGCCTCCGACGAGGCGTCCTGGTCCACCGGTTCCGAGCTCGTCATCGACGGCGGGTACACCGCGGGCTGA
- a CDS encoding DUF2975 domain-containing protein, which translates to MARWVVNALRAVLAVMFLGTVGMQVGMLWLLISGNDPEDGTLPLTAFRICAIVGLLAVQVALVCVWRLVSMVRRGTVFSPAAFRFVDGVIGAVVAVAIVWFVVTAINAPGQREDPGVTLIMAGIGVAVLGVALVIYVLRLLLAQAVARDAEASRMQAELDEVI; encoded by the coding sequence ATGGCCAGGTGGGTGGTGAACGCGCTGCGCGCGGTGCTCGCAGTGATGTTCCTCGGCACGGTCGGTATGCAGGTGGGCATGCTCTGGCTGCTGATCAGCGGGAACGATCCTGAGGACGGGACACTCCCGCTGACCGCGTTCCGCATCTGCGCGATCGTCGGGTTGCTCGCGGTCCAGGTGGCTCTCGTCTGCGTGTGGCGGCTGGTGTCGATGGTCCGCCGCGGGACGGTCTTCTCCCCCGCGGCGTTCCGGTTCGTCGACGGAGTGATCGGCGCGGTGGTGGCGGTCGCGATCGTCTGGTTTGTGGTCACGGCGATCAATGCTCCCGGTCAGCGGGAGGACCCCGGCGTCACGCTGATCATGGCCGGGATCGGTGTGGCCGTCCTGGGTGTCGCGCTCGTGATCTACGTCCTGCGGCTGCTGCTGGCCCAGGCCGTCGCCCGTGATGCCGAGGCGAGCCGGATGCAGGCCGAGTTGGACGAGGTCATCTGA
- a CDS encoding helix-turn-helix domain-containing protein, translating to MPIAVDIDVMLAKRKMPVGELAERVGITPANLAVLKNGRAKAVRFATLAALCEALDCQPGDILHWESDPE from the coding sequence ATGCCGATCGCCGTCGACATCGACGTGATGCTGGCGAAACGGAAGATGCCGGTCGGCGAACTGGCCGAACGAGTGGGAATCACGCCGGCCAACCTGGCGGTGCTGAAGAACGGGCGCGCGAAGGCCGTCCGGTTCGCCACGCTGGCCGCGCTCTGCGAGGCCCTCGACTGCCAGCCGGGCGACATCCTGCACTGGGAGTCCGATCCGGAGTAG